The following proteins come from a genomic window of Pseudomonas putida:
- the rpoC gene encoding DNA-directed RNA polymerase subunit beta', protein MKDLLNLLKNQGQVEEFDAIRIGLASPEMIRSWSFGEVKKPETINYRTFKPERDGLFCAKIFGPVKDYECLCGKYKRLKHRGVICEKCGVEVALAKVRRERMAHIELASPVAHIWFLKSLPSRIGLLMDMTLRDIERVLYFESYVVIDPGMTTLEKGQLLNDEQYFEALEEFGDDFDARMGAEAVRELLHAIDLEHEIGRLREEIPQTNSETKIKKLSKRLKLMEAFQGSGNLPEWMVLTVLPVLPPDLRPLVPLDGGRFATSDLNDLYRRVINRNNRLKRLLDLSAPDIIVRNEKRMLQEAVDALLDNGRRGRAITGSNKRPLKSLADMIKGKQGRFRQNLLGKRVDYSGRSVITVGPTLRLHQCGLPKKMALELFKPFIFGKLEMRGLATTIKAAKKMVERELPEVWDVLAEVIREHPVLLNRAPTLHRLGIQAFEPVLIEGKAIQLHPLVCAAYNADFDGDQMAVHVPLTLEAQLEARALMMSTNNILSPANGEPIIVPSQDVVLGLYYMTREAINAKGEGRVFADLQEVDRVFRAGEAALHAKIKVRINETVKERDGSVVKNTRIVDTTVGRALLFQVVPAGLPYDVVNQPMKKKAISKLINQCYRVVGLKETVIFADQLMYTGFAYSTISGVSIGVNDFVIPDEKARIIGNATDEVKEIESQYASGLVTQGEKYNKVIDLWSKANDEVSKAMMANLSKEKVIDREGKEVEQESFNSMYMMADSGARGSAAQIRQLAGMRGLMAKPDGSIIETPITANFREGLSVLQYFISTHGARKGLADTALKTANSGYLTRRLVDVAQDLVVTEIDCGTDQGLVMTPHIEGGDVVEPLGERVLGRVIARDVFKPGTEDVIVPAGTLVDEQWVEFIELNSIDEVIVRSPINCETRYGICAKCYGRDLARGHQVNIGEAVGVIAAQSIGEPGTQLTMRTFHIGGAASRTSAADSVQVKNGGMVRLHNLKQVERADGNLVAVSRSGELAIADEFGRERERYKLPYGAVISVKEGEKVEAGAIVAKWDPHTHPIVTELKGTVTFVGMEENITIKRQTDELTGLTNIEVLDVKDRPAAGKEIRPAIKMVDAAGKDLYLPGTDVPAQYFLPANALVGVADGAQIGVGDVIARIPQETSKTRDITGGLPRVADLFEARRPKEASILAEVSGTIAFGKETKGKRRLVITPTDGSDPYEELIPKWRHLNVFEGEQVNRGEVISDGPSDPHDILRLLGVSALAKYIVNEIQDVYRLQGVKINDKHIETILRQMLRKVEISESGDSSFIKGDQMELTQVLVENERLAGEDKFISKFTRVLLGITKASLSTESFISAASFQETTRVLTEAAVTGKRDYLRGLKENVVVGRLIPAGTGLAYHSERKRRRDADKPLRVSASEVEAALTEALNSSGN, encoded by the coding sequence TTGAAAGACCTACTGAATTTGCTGAAAAACCAGGGTCAAGTCGAAGAGTTCGACGCCATCCGCATCGGTCTGGCGTCGCCTGAAATGATCCGTTCGTGGTCGTTCGGTGAAGTTAAGAAGCCGGAAACCATTAACTACCGTACGTTCAAACCTGAGCGTGACGGCCTGTTCTGCGCCAAGATCTTTGGCCCAGTCAAGGACTACGAGTGCCTGTGCGGCAAGTACAAGCGCCTCAAGCACCGCGGTGTGATCTGCGAGAAGTGCGGCGTTGAAGTCGCCCTGGCCAAGGTTCGTCGTGAGCGCATGGCGCACATCGAACTGGCCTCGCCGGTTGCCCACATCTGGTTCCTGAAGTCGCTGCCGTCCCGTATCGGCCTGCTGATGGACATGACCCTGCGTGATATCGAACGTGTGCTCTACTTCGAGAGCTATGTCGTTATCGATCCGGGCATGACCACCCTGGAAAAGGGGCAGTTGCTGAACGACGAGCAGTACTTCGAAGCGCTGGAAGAGTTCGGTGACGACTTCGATGCCCGTATGGGTGCCGAGGCTGTTCGCGAGCTGCTGCACGCTATCGATCTGGAGCACGAGATCGGCCGCCTGCGCGAAGAGATTCCGCAGACCAACTCGGAAACCAAGATCAAGAAGCTTTCCAAGCGCCTGAAGCTGATGGAGGCTTTCCAGGGCTCGGGTAACCTGCCTGAGTGGATGGTCCTGACCGTTCTGCCAGTGCTGCCGCCGGACCTGCGTCCGCTGGTGCCGCTGGATGGTGGCCGTTTCGCGACTTCCGACCTGAACGACCTGTATCGTCGGGTGATCAACCGTAACAACCGTCTGAAGCGCCTGCTGGATCTGTCCGCGCCTGACATCATCGTGCGCAACGAAAAGCGCATGCTGCAGGAGGCGGTCGACGCCCTGCTGGACAACGGCCGTCGTGGTCGCGCCATCACTGGCTCGAACAAGCGTCCGCTGAAGTCCCTGGCCGACATGATCAAAGGTAAGCAAGGTCGCTTCCGTCAGAACTTGCTCGGTAAGCGTGTTGACTACTCCGGCCGTTCGGTAATTACCGTAGGTCCGACCCTGCGTCTGCACCAGTGCGGTCTGCCGAAGAAGATGGCCCTCGAGCTGTTCAAGCCGTTCATTTTCGGCAAGCTGGAAATGCGTGGTCTGGCGACCACCATCAAGGCTGCCAAGAAGATGGTCGAGCGCGAGCTGCCAGAGGTGTGGGACGTTCTCGCCGAAGTAATTCGCGAACACCCCGTACTGCTCAACCGTGCACCGACCCTTCACCGTCTGGGGATTCAGGCGTTTGAACCGGTACTGATCGAAGGTAAGGCTATCCAGCTGCACCCGCTGGTCTGTGCTGCGTACAACGCCGACTTCGACGGTGACCAGATGGCCGTTCACGTGCCGCTGACCCTGGAAGCCCAGCTCGAAGCGCGTGCGTTGATGATGTCGACCAACAACATCCTGTCGCCAGCCAACGGTGAGCCAATCATCGTACCGTCGCAGGACGTTGTACTGGGTCTGTACTACATGACCCGTGAAGCCATCAACGCCAAGGGCGAAGGTCGCGTGTTCGCCGACCTGCAGGAAGTCGACCGCGTATTCCGCGCCGGCGAAGCCGCGCTGCACGCGAAAATCAAGGTTCGTATCAACGAAACCGTGAAAGAGCGTGATGGTTCGGTGGTCAAGAACACCCGTATTGTCGACACCACCGTCGGCCGTGCGCTGCTGTTCCAGGTTGTGCCAGCAGGTCTGCCGTACGACGTGGTCAACCAGCCGATGAAGAAAAAGGCGATCTCCAAGCTGATCAACCAGTGCTACCGCGTGGTTGGTCTGAAAGAGACCGTTATCTTCGCCGACCAGCTGATGTACACCGGTTTCGCTTACTCGACCATTTCCGGCGTTTCCATCGGTGTTAACGACTTCGTTATCCCGGACGAGAAAGCCCGCATCATCGGTAACGCTACCGACGAAGTGAAGGAAATCGAGAGCCAGTACGCCTCCGGCCTGGTAACCCAGGGCGAGAAGTACAACAAGGTCATCGACTTGTGGTCGAAGGCGAACGACGAAGTGTCCAAGGCGATGATGGCCAACCTCTCGAAAGAGAAGGTCATCGACCGCGAAGGCAAGGAAGTCGAGCAAGAGTCCTTCAACTCGATGTACATGATGGCTGACTCGGGTGCGCGGGGTTCCGCAGCCCAGATCCGTCAGCTGGCTGGTATGCGTGGTCTGATGGCCAAGCCGGACGGCTCCATCATCGAGACGCCGATCACCGCGAACTTCCGTGAAGGTCTGAGCGTACTTCAGTACTTCATCTCGACTCACGGTGCTCGTAAGGGTCTGGCGGATACCGCACTGAAAACCGCTAACTCCGGTTACCTGACTCGTCGTCTGGTGGACGTTGCCCAGGATCTGGTTGTGACCGAGATCGACTGCGGCACCGATCAGGGCCTGGTGATGACTCCACACATCGAAGGCGGCGACGTTGTAGAGCCGCTGGGTGAGCGTGTATTGGGTCGTGTCATCGCCCGTGACGTGTTCAAGCCAGGCACCGAGGACGTTATCGTTCCGGCCGGTACCTTGGTCGACGAGCAGTGGGTTGAGTTCATCGAGCTGAACAGCATCGACGAAGTGATCGTGCGTTCGCCGATCAACTGCGAAACCCGCTACGGCATCTGCGCCAAGTGCTACGGTCGTGACCTGGCTCGCGGTCACCAGGTGAACATCGGTGAAGCTGTCGGCGTTATCGCTGCACAGTCGATCGGTGAGCCAGGTACCCAGTTGACCATGCGTACGTTCCACATCGGTGGTGCTGCAAGCCGTACCTCGGCTGCCGACAGCGTCCAGGTGAAGAATGGCGGTATGGTGCGTCTGCACAACCTGAAGCAGGTTGAGCGTGCCGACGGTAACCTGGTTGCCGTATCGCGTTCCGGTGAGTTGGCGATTGCCGACGAGTTCGGTCGTGAGCGTGAGCGCTACAAGCTGCCTTACGGTGCGGTGATTTCGGTCAAGGAAGGTGAAAAGGTCGAAGCTGGCGCGATCGTCGCCAAGTGGGACCCGCACACCCACCCGATCGTTACCGAGCTGAAAGGTACCGTGACCTTCGTGGGCATGGAAGAAAACATCACCATCAAGCGTCAGACCGACGAACTGACCGGCTTGACCAACATTGAGGTGCTGGACGTCAAGGATCGCCCTGCCGCAGGCAAGGAAATCCGTCCGGCAATCAAGATGGTCGATGCCGCTGGCAAGGACCTGTACCTGCCAGGTACAGACGTACCTGCCCAGTACTTCCTGCCGGCCAACGCCCTTGTCGGTGTGGCTGACGGTGCGCAGATCGGTGTTGGTGACGTTATCGCGCGTATCCCGCAAGAGACGTCGAAGACCCGTGACATCACCGGTGGTCTGCCGCGCGTTGCCGACCTGTTCGAAGCGCGTCGTCCGAAAGAAGCCTCGATTCTGGCTGAAGTCAGCGGCACCATCGCATTCGGTAAAGAGACCAAGGGCAAGCGTCGCCTGGTGATCACTCCGACCGACGGTAGCGATCCGTACGAAGAGCTGATTCCAAAGTGGCGCCACCTGAACGTCTTCGAAGGTGAGCAGGTAAACCGCGGCGAAGTTATCTCCGACGGCCCAAGCGATCCGCATGACATCCTGCGTCTGCTGGGTGTGAGCGCGCTGGCGAAGTACATCGTCAACGAGATCCAGGACGTTTACCGTCTGCAAGGCGTGAAGATCAACGACAAGCACATCGAGACCATCCTGCGTCAGATGCTGCGCAAGGTCGAGATCTCCGAGTCGGGCGATTCCAGCTTCATCAAGGGCGACCAGATGGAACTGACTCAGGTGCTGGTAGAGAACGAGCGTCTCGCTGGCGAGGATAAGTTCATCTCCAAGTTCACCCGTGTGCTGCTGGGTATCACCAAGGCCTCGCTGTCCACCGAGTCGTTCATCTCCGCGGCTTCCTTCCAGGAAACCACCCGCGTACTGACCGAAGCGGCTGTAACCGGCAAGCGCGACTACCTGCGCGGCCTGAAAGAGAACGTGGTCGTGGGTCGTCTGATCCCGGCCGGTACTGGTCTGGCCTACCACAGCGAGCGCAAGCGTCGCCGTGATGCCGACAAACCGCTGCGTGTAAGCGCCAGTGAAGTGGAAGCTGCACTGACCGAAGCGCTGAATTCCAGCGGTAACTAA
- the rpsL gene encoding 30S ribosomal protein S12 gives MATINQLVRQPRKRSVEKSDVPALQNCPQRRGVCTRVYTTTPKKPNSALRKVCRVRLTNGFEVSSYIGGEGHNLQEHSVVLIRGGRVKDLPGVRYHTVRGSLDTSGVKGRNQGRSKYGTKRPK, from the coding sequence ATGGCAACTATCAACCAGCTGGTACGTCAGCCGCGTAAGCGTTCGGTCGAGAAGTCCGACGTTCCTGCGCTGCAGAACTGCCCGCAGCGTCGTGGCGTGTGCACCCGTGTGTACACCACCACGCCGAAAAAACCTAACTCGGCACTGCGTAAAGTATGCCGTGTGCGTCTGACCAACGGTTTCGAGGTTTCCTCGTACATCGGTGGTGAAGGCCACAACCTGCAAGAGCACAGCGTCGTCCTGATTCGTGGCGGCCGTGTAAAAGACTTGCCAGGTGTTCGTTACCACACCGTTCGCGGCTCTCTGGATACTTCGGGCGTCAAAGGCCGTAACCAGGGTCGTTCGAAGTACGGTACCAAGCGTCCGAAGTAA
- the rpsG gene encoding 30S ribosomal protein S7 — protein sequence MPRRRVAAKREILDDPKYGSQILAKFMNHVMESGKKAVAERIVYGALDTVKARKNSDPLEIFEKALDAIAPLVEVKSRRVGGATYQVPVEVRPSRRNALAMRWLVDYARKRGEKSMALRLAGELLDAAEGKGAAVKKREDVHRMAEANKAFSHYRF from the coding sequence ATGCCAAGACGTCGTGTAGCAGCAAAACGTGAGATCCTTGACGATCCGAAGTACGGATCCCAGATTCTCGCCAAGTTCATGAACCACGTGATGGAAAGCGGCAAGAAGGCCGTAGCCGAGCGCATCGTTTACGGTGCCCTGGATACCGTCAAAGCACGCAAGAACAGCGACCCCCTGGAAATCTTCGAGAAAGCTCTCGACGCCATCGCTCCGCTGGTCGAAGTAAAGTCCCGTCGTGTCGGCGGTGCCACTTACCAGGTCCCGGTTGAAGTTCGTCCATCCCGTCGTAACGCTCTGGCAATGCGCTGGCTCGTAGACTACGCCCGCAAGCGCGGCGAGAAGTCGATGGCTCTGCGTCTGGCCGGCGAACTGCTGGATGCTGCCGAAGGCAAGGGTGCTGCAGTCAAGAAGCGTGAAGACGTTCACCGTATGGCTGAAGCCAACAAAGCGTTCTCGCACTACCGCTTCTAA
- the fusA gene encoding elongation factor G encodes MARTTAINRYRNIGICAHVDAGKTTTTERILFYTGLSHKMGEVHDGAATTDWMVQEQERGITITSAAVTTFWKGSRGQYDNYRVNVIDTPGHVDFTIEVERSLRVLDGAVVVFCGTSGVEPQSETVWRQANKYGVPRVVYVNKMDRAGANFLRVVGQIKNRLGHTPVPVQLAIGSEDNFQGQVDLIKMKAIYWNEDDKGTTYREEEIPADMVELANEWRNNMVEAAAEANEELMNKYLEEGELSVEEIKAGLRARTLASEIVPAVCGSSFKNKGVPLVLDAVIDFLPAPTEIPAIQGINPDDKDLAKDDPAVRKDERHADDDEPFSALAFKIATDPFVGTLTFVRVYSGVLSSGDSVINSVKGKKERVGRMVQMHANQREEIKEVRAGDIAALIGMKDVTTGETLCNADKPIILERMDFPEPVISLSVEPKTKADQEKMGIALGKLAQEDPSFRVKTDEETGQTIISGMGELHLDILVDRMKREFNVEANIGKPQVSYREKITKSNVEIEGKFVRQSGGRGQFGHCWVRFSEPDVDDKGNITEGLVFSNEVVGGVIPKEYIPAIQKGIEEQMKNGVVAGYPLIGLKAAVFDGSYHDVDSNEMAFKIAASMATKQLAQKGGGVVLEPIMKVEVVTPEDYLGDVMGDLNRRRGLVQGMDESVSGRVVRAEVPLGEMFGYATDVRSMSQGRASYSMEFSKYAEAPSNIVEALVKKQG; translated from the coding sequence ATGGCTCGTACTACAGCAATTAACCGCTACCGTAACATTGGTATCTGTGCCCACGTTGACGCGGGCAAGACCACCACTACCGAGCGGATCCTGTTCTACACAGGTCTGAGCCACAAAATGGGCGAGGTGCATGACGGCGCCGCGACCACCGACTGGATGGTGCAGGAGCAGGAGCGGGGTATCACCATTACCTCCGCTGCCGTTACCACCTTCTGGAAAGGTTCCCGTGGTCAGTATGACAACTACCGCGTAAACGTTATCGATACCCCTGGCCACGTTGACTTCACCATTGAAGTAGAGCGTTCGCTGCGTGTACTCGACGGCGCGGTCGTTGTGTTCTGCGGCACCTCCGGCGTTGAGCCGCAGTCCGAAACCGTATGGCGTCAGGCCAACAAGTACGGCGTTCCACGTGTTGTTTACGTGAACAAGATGGACCGTGCTGGTGCTAACTTCCTGCGCGTCGTAGGTCAGATCAAGAACCGTCTGGGTCACACCCCAGTTCCTGTTCAGCTGGCCATCGGTTCGGAAGATAACTTCCAGGGTCAGGTTGACCTGATCAAGATGAAGGCTATCTACTGGAACGAAGATGACAAGGGCACTACCTACCGTGAGGAAGAAATTCCTGCGGATATGGTCGAGCTGGCTAACGAATGGCGCAACAACATGGTTGAAGCCGCCGCCGAAGCCAACGAAGAGCTGATGAACAAGTACCTTGAAGAAGGTGAGCTGTCTGTCGAAGAGATCAAGGCAGGCCTGCGTGCGCGCACCCTGGCCAGCGAGATCGTTCCGGCTGTCTGCGGTTCGTCGTTCAAGAACAAGGGTGTTCCCCTGGTTCTGGATGCCGTCATCGACTTCCTGCCTGCTCCGACCGAGATTCCTGCTATCCAGGGTATCAACCCGGACGACAAGGATCTGGCAAAAGACGACCCGGCCGTTCGCAAGGACGAGCGTCATGCTGATGATGACGAGCCGTTCTCGGCACTGGCGTTCAAGATCGCGACCGACCCGTTCGTAGGTACTCTGACCTTCGTTCGCGTCTACTCGGGCGTTCTGAGCTCCGGCGACTCCGTGATCAACTCGGTCAAGGGCAAGAAAGAGCGCGTTGGTCGTATGGTGCAAATGCACGCCAACCAGCGTGAAGAGATCAAGGAAGTACGCGCTGGTGACATCGCGGCCCTGATCGGCATGAAGGACGTGACTACGGGTGAAACCCTGTGCAACGCCGACAAGCCAATCATCCTTGAGCGTATGGACTTCCCGGAGCCTGTAATCTCCCTGTCCGTCGAGCCGAAAACCAAGGCCGACCAGGAGAAGATGGGCATCGCACTGGGCAAGCTGGCTCAGGAAGACCCGTCGTTCCGCGTCAAGACTGATGAAGAAACCGGTCAGACCATCATCTCCGGTATGGGTGAGCTGCACCTGGACATTCTCGTTGACCGCATGAAGCGCGAGTTCAACGTCGAAGCCAACATCGGCAAGCCGCAGGTTTCGTACCGCGAGAAGATCACCAAATCCAACGTCGAGATCGAAGGCAAGTTCGTTCGTCAGTCGGGTGGTCGTGGTCAGTTCGGTCACTGCTGGGTTCGTTTCTCCGAGCCAGACGTGGACGACAAGGGCAACATCACCGAAGGTCTGGTGTTCTCCAACGAAGTCGTTGGTGGTGTGATTCCTAAGGAATACATCCCTGCGATCCAGAAGGGTATCGAAGAACAGATGAAAAACGGCGTTGTTGCCGGTTATCCTCTGATCGGCCTGAAGGCCGCGGTATTCGACGGTTCGTACCACGACGTCGACTCCAACGAAATGGCGTTCAAGATCGCCGCTTCGATGGCGACCAAGCAACTGGCCCAGAAGGGCGGTGGCGTGGTTCTCGAGCCGATCATGAAGGTCGAAGTTGTAACCCCGGAAGACTACCTGGGTGACGTGATGGGTGACCTGAACCGTCGTCGTGGTCTGGTCCAGGGTATGGATGAGTCGGTCTCTGGCCGTGTCGTCCGTGCTGAAGTACCGCTCGGAGAGATGTTCGGTTACGCAACCGACGTTCGTTCCATGTCTCAGGGTCGCGCAAGCTACTCCATGGAATTCTCCAAATACGCCGAAGCTCCGTCGAACATCGTCGAAGCACTCGTTAAAAAACAAGGCTAA